A genomic window from Prochlorococcus sp. RS04 includes:
- a CDS encoding 16S rRNA (cytosine(967)-C(5))-methyltransferase, which translates to MSIGYLQRKAAWEILLKVSSGDFSDHALEKVLKNYQFNPLDIAFITELSFGCIRYRKFLDLWTDHTSKITHKKQPPKLRWLLHIGLYQLLKMDKIPFPAAISTTVEVAKKTDLNGLAGTVNAILRNASRKLEQKIFPELSSDRKERISYLESFPLWLVKDLYKWVGNSKGENIIKTFNKKPSIDLRINQLKTNLDNFMKVLHENKIDAEIIKDLHNGITLKSNPRSIKNLPGYSDGLWTIQDRSSQWIAPLLNPKEGEKILDACAAPGSKSTHLAELTNDSAEIIAVDRSAKRLKILHSNLERLNLKSVNTLKADATSLIELNPNFISYFDKILLDAPCSGIGTLSRNPDSRWSLSKEKIKSLTLLQEKLLENILPLLKKDGTLVYSTCTICPDENNLLIERFIEKNKTLKLVSQKQILPSLDYPGDGFYSAIISYKS; encoded by the coding sequence TTGAGCATAGGATATTTACAAAGAAAGGCAGCTTGGGAAATTTTATTAAAAGTTAGTTCTGGTGATTTTTCTGATCATGCTCTTGAAAAGGTTTTAAAAAATTATCAATTTAATCCTCTTGATATAGCTTTTATTACGGAATTATCTTTTGGATGCATAAGGTATAGAAAATTTCTTGATCTTTGGACGGATCATACATCAAAAATTACTCATAAAAAGCAGCCTCCAAAGTTAAGATGGCTTCTACATATAGGTTTGTACCAACTATTGAAAATGGATAAAATCCCATTTCCTGCTGCTATTTCTACCACTGTAGAAGTAGCTAAAAAAACAGATTTAAATGGTTTAGCGGGAACTGTAAATGCGATATTGAGAAATGCATCAAGAAAATTAGAACAAAAAATCTTTCCGGAATTATCTTCTGATAGAAAAGAAAGAATTTCATATCTTGAATCATTTCCATTATGGCTTGTGAAGGATCTTTATAAATGGGTCGGCAATAGCAAGGGTGAAAATATCATTAAGACATTTAATAAAAAACCATCAATTGATTTGAGAATTAACCAATTAAAAACTAATTTAGATAACTTTATGAAAGTACTTCATGAAAATAAAATTGATGCTGAAATTATTAAAGATTTACATAATGGAATTACTTTAAAATCTAATCCAAGATCTATAAAAAATTTACCAGGATATAGTGATGGACTTTGGACAATTCAAGATAGATCTTCTCAGTGGATAGCACCTCTATTAAATCCAAAAGAAGGTGAAAAGATTTTAGATGCTTGTGCAGCCCCAGGAAGTAAGTCTACCCACCTTGCAGAATTAACAAATGATAGTGCTGAAATCATTGCCGTAGATAGATCAGCAAAAAGATTGAAAATACTGCATTCAAATTTAGAAAGGTTAAATTTGAAATCTGTTAATACCCTTAAGGCTGATGCTACAAGTTTGATTGAATTAAATCCTAACTTTATATCTTATTTTGATAAGATTTTATTAGATGCTCCATGTTCAGGCATTGGAACTCTTTCCAGGAATCCAGATTCTAGATGGTCTTTAAGTAAAGAAAAAATAAAATCTTTAACTTTATTACAGGAAAAACTTTTGGAGAATATTTTACCTCTTTTGAAAAAAGATGGTACTTTAGTTTATTCAACTTGTACTATTTGTCCTGACGAAAATAATCTATTAATTGAACGATTTATTGAAAAAAACAAAACTTTAAAATTGGTTAGCCAAAAGCAAATTTTACCTAGCTTGGATTATCCTGGTGATGGATTTTATTCTGCAATAATTTCTTATAAATCTTGA
- the chlG gene encoding chlorophyll synthase ChlG: MNDPKQLLGIKGASETSSIWKLRIQLMKPITWIPLIWGVICGAAASGNFEWTYSNVLASLACMLMSGPLLAGYTQTINDFFDKEIDAINEPNRPIPSGKISIKDVKIQIWVLLIAGLIVAFLLDLYAKHSFPSVLLLALGGSFVSYIYSAPPLKLKQNGWLGNYALGASYIALPWWAGQALFGKLTIVTAILTLAYSLSGLGIAVINDFKSVEGDSKLGLNSLPVVFGIKNASRISAGLIDIFQLAMVVVLVIIGQHLASVILVLLIIPQITFQDMWLLRDPLKFDVKYQASAQPFLITGMLVTALAIGHSFLVA; this comes from the coding sequence GTGAATGATCCAAAACAACTATTAGGAATTAAGGGTGCCTCTGAAACATCAAGTATATGGAAACTCCGTATACAGTTAATGAAACCCATAACGTGGATACCTTTGATATGGGGAGTTATTTGTGGAGCAGCTGCAAGTGGGAATTTTGAATGGACATATAGTAATGTTTTAGCTTCATTAGCATGTATGTTGATGAGCGGACCACTTCTGGCTGGTTATACCCAAACCATAAATGATTTTTTTGATAAAGAAATTGATGCAATTAATGAACCAAATAGACCAATTCCTTCTGGGAAAATTTCAATTAAAGATGTAAAAATACAAATCTGGGTATTACTCATAGCGGGTTTAATAGTTGCTTTTTTATTAGATTTATATGCTAAGCACAGCTTCCCCTCCGTCTTACTTTTGGCATTAGGAGGTTCCTTTGTTAGTTATATATATTCTGCTCCACCACTCAAATTAAAACAGAATGGTTGGCTTGGAAATTATGCATTAGGAGCATCTTATATAGCTTTACCTTGGTGGGCAGGACAAGCCTTGTTTGGTAAATTAACTATCGTGACGGCGATACTAACACTTGCTTATAGCCTCTCAGGACTTGGAATTGCTGTTATTAATGATTTCAAAAGTGTTGAAGGAGACTCAAAGCTAGGCTTAAATTCTCTACCAGTAGTATTTGGAATTAAAAATGCAAGCAGAATAAGTGCAGGACTGATTGACATTTTTCAATTAGCAATGGTTGTAGTATTAGTTATTATCGGTCAACATTTAGCCTCAGTAATTTTGGTTTTATTGATAATTCCACAAATTACATTTCAAGATATGTGGTTACTAAGAGATCCTCTAAAGTTTGATGTCAAATATCAAGCAAGTGCCCAACCGTTCCTTATAACTGGAATGTTAGTTACAGCTTTAGCGATAGGACATAGTTTTTTAGTTGCTTAA
- the hisF gene encoding imidazole glycerol phosphate synthase subunit HisF gives MVALRLIPCLDVAHGRVVKGVNFVNLRDSGDPVELACRYSDEGADELVFLDIRASVENRNTLVDLVSRTAKSVKIPFTVGGGIDSVSSINDLLRAGADKVSLNSSAVRNPDLISQSSREFGNQCIVIAIDAKRKVNKTDEWEVYVKGGRENTGIDVLSWAKKVEELGAGEILLTSMDGDGTQNGYDLHLTESVASIVNIPVIASGGAGSLEDIYDVFNEGRASAALLASLLHDNKLSLREIKTFLLEKKLPIRPYE, from the coding sequence ATGGTAGCTCTTCGTTTAATTCCTTGTTTAGATGTCGCCCATGGCAGAGTGGTGAAAGGCGTAAATTTTGTTAACTTGAGAGACTCAGGCGATCCTGTTGAATTGGCTTGTAGGTATTCTGATGAGGGTGCAGATGAATTAGTATTCTTAGATATTAGAGCTAGTGTAGAAAATAGAAATACATTAGTTGACCTTGTCTCTAGGACCGCAAAATCAGTAAAAATCCCATTTACAGTAGGTGGTGGAATAGATTCTGTTTCTTCAATTAATGATCTTTTAAGAGCTGGCGCGGACAAAGTGAGTTTGAATTCCTCAGCCGTAAGAAATCCCGATTTAATTTCTCAAAGTTCTAGAGAATTTGGCAATCAATGTATCGTTATAGCAATTGATGCTAAAAGAAAAGTTAATAAGACTGATGAATGGGAGGTATATGTAAAAGGAGGGAGAGAAAATACTGGAATAGATGTATTAAGTTGGGCAAAGAAAGTTGAGGAGTTAGGCGCAGGGGAAATTTTGCTTACTTCCATGGATGGTGATGGCACGCAGAATGGATATGATTTACATCTGACTGAATCTGTTGCCAGTATTGTTAACATCCCAGTGATTGCTTCTGGAGGAGCGGGTTCTTTAGAAGATATCTATGATGTTTTCAATGAGGGCAGGGCATCTGCCGCACTTTTAGCATCATTACTTCATGATAATAAACTTTCTTTAAGAGAAATAAAGACTTTCCTCCTCGAAAAAAAGCTTCCAATTAGACCATATGAATAA
- the ubiE gene encoding bifunctional demethylmenaquinone methyltransferase/2-methoxy-6-polyprenyl-1,4-benzoquinol methylase UbiE: MKFTKTIEVKNIFNKISYKYDFLNNLLSFGLHRLWKRKLVDLLEPLNGEDWADLCCGTGDLAFLISERVSPMGSITGIDSAEDILNIAKKKSDLKKNKFIKWEIKDVLEINNHSKKFDGICMSYGLRNLNNVEEGIKKVFYLLKDKGRAGFLDFNHSKKNSLSNIFQKIYLRLIVVTISRLFNLGPEYAYIEKSIRNFPKKKELINIAMEVGFKKAEYRTIWGAQMGILILTK, translated from the coding sequence ATGAAATTCACAAAAACTATCGAAGTCAAAAATATATTTAATAAAATTTCTTATAAATATGACTTTTTAAATAATCTATTAAGTTTTGGGCTGCATAGATTATGGAAAAGAAAATTAGTTGATTTATTGGAACCTTTAAATGGTGAAGATTGGGCTGATTTATGCTGTGGAACTGGAGATTTAGCATTTTTAATTTCTGAGAGAGTTAGTCCAATGGGCTCAATAACTGGAATTGACAGTGCTGAGGATATTTTAAATATTGCAAAGAAAAAATCAGATCTAAAAAAAAATAAATTTATTAAGTGGGAAATTAAAGATGTATTGGAAATTAATAATCATTCAAAAAAATTTGATGGGATTTGCATGTCATATGGACTAAGAAACTTGAATAATGTTGAAGAAGGAATAAAAAAAGTTTTTTATCTTTTGAAGGATAAAGGAAGGGCAGGATTTTTGGATTTTAATCACTCAAAAAAAAATTCTTTATCCAACATTTTTCAGAAAATTTATTTGAGATTAATTGTGGTAACCATTTCGCGGCTTTTTAATTTAGGTCCAGAGTACGCATATATTGAGAAAAGTATTAGAAATTTTCCAAAGAAAAAAGAACTTATAAATATTGCTATGGAAGTTGGATTTAAAAAAGCCGAATATAGGACTATTTGGGGGGCGCAAATGGGAATACTTATTTTAACTAAATAA
- a CDS encoding transglycosylase domain-containing protein: MQKIKFKSFVLIIPILIFFGISFYFFSLIFSTLKFDVSKNKKSRETKYSYVISSSDNKILSKLSRKFEIDNSYHKIPFFLKHSFISSEDKRFYKHNGIDLKSILRALIQNIRSGYVKEGGSTITQQVARLLFLNNDLSFQRKIKEIFISLILEFRYNKNQILKLYLNNIYLGSGAYGVDEAAQVYFGKFIDELTLSEIALIAGLAPAPSIYSPYQNLELAIKNRNKVLESMYVDGYISFANKNKAIKEKIKLNYQTADNFLDDKLLINFILQETDKKIGSKNDYKFLRIKSSINKDWQEKGQKISRFAGPKELEFGLLSIESNTGLIRTMITSKNPSINEYNRVISSVRPLGSTFKIIPYAAALIEGIKLSDKFEDLPICWETYCPKNFSEEYRGSISLIESFKSSSNIVPISITKKIGLKNIINLANSFGLGYEQEFKEFPSLAIGAYGDNLLNITNAYSAINNNGKIQSPEIIEKIESFKKQPIWGNKSISKKILDLKINKKINKLLEKSVKEGTSKAAFIKGKQIYGKTGTSDGNKDLWFIGSIDNLTTGIWIGYDDNKESELSSGNAAYLWKKFISEIYKIPIKK, translated from the coding sequence GTGCAAAAGATTAAATTCAAATCTTTTGTTTTAATAATTCCAATATTAATTTTTTTTGGAATATCTTTTTATTTTTTTAGTCTAATATTTAGTACCTTAAAATTTGACGTTTCTAAAAATAAAAAGTCTCGGGAAACCAAATATTCTTACGTTATATCATCTTCTGATAATAAGATACTAAGCAAATTAAGCCGCAAATTTGAAATAGATAATAGTTATCATAAAATTCCATTTTTTCTTAAACATTCTTTTATATCTTCTGAGGATAAAAGATTTTATAAACATAATGGAATAGATTTAAAAAGTATTTTACGTGCCCTTATTCAAAATATTAGAAGTGGTTATGTTAAAGAGGGAGGGAGTACGATTACACAACAAGTTGCTAGATTACTTTTTCTAAATAATGATTTAAGTTTTCAACGAAAAATCAAAGAAATATTTATATCACTCATACTTGAATTTAGATATAACAAAAATCAAATTTTAAAATTATATTTAAATAATATTTATCTAGGATCAGGAGCATACGGGGTAGACGAGGCTGCCCAAGTTTATTTTGGAAAATTTATAGATGAATTGACATTATCAGAGATCGCATTAATTGCAGGCTTAGCTCCTGCTCCATCAATTTATTCACCTTATCAAAATTTAGAACTAGCTATTAAAAATAGAAATAAAGTTCTTGAATCAATGTATGTTGATGGATATATTTCTTTTGCAAATAAGAATAAGGCTATTAAAGAAAAAATAAAGTTAAATTATCAAACAGCTGATAATTTTTTAGATGATAAATTACTAATAAACTTTATTCTTCAGGAAACAGATAAAAAAATTGGAAGTAAAAATGATTATAAGTTTTTAAGAATTAAATCTTCTATCAACAAAGATTGGCAAGAAAAAGGTCAGAAAATATCAAGATTCGCAGGGCCTAAAGAACTTGAATTTGGACTGTTATCTATCGAATCAAACACAGGACTAATCAGGACAATGATAACCAGCAAAAATCCATCAATTAATGAATACAATAGAGTTATTTCATCTGTAAGACCTTTAGGTTCTACTTTTAAAATAATCCCTTATGCTGCTGCATTAATAGAAGGAATAAAATTAAGCGATAAATTTGAAGACTTACCAATATGCTGGGAAACTTATTGCCCAAAAAATTTTTCAGAAGAATATAGAGGTTCAATATCTTTGATTGAATCATTTAAAAGTTCATCAAATATCGTTCCAATATCAATAACAAAAAAAATCGGCTTAAAAAATATTATTAATTTAGCTAATTCATTTGGACTAGGTTACGAACAAGAGTTTAAGGAATTTCCATCATTAGCTATTGGCGCCTACGGAGATAATCTTTTAAACATCACAAATGCATATTCTGCAATAAACAATAATGGGAAGATTCAAAGCCCTGAAATCATAGAAAAAATAGAATCATTTAAAAAACAACCTATTTGGGGAAATAAATCTATTTCCAAGAAAATATTAGATTTAAAAATAAACAAGAAAATAAATAAACTTCTTGAAAAATCTGTAAAAGAAGGAACTTCAAAAGCAGCCTTTATAAAAGGAAAGCAAATTTATGGGAAAACAGGAACATCTGATGGAAATAAAGATCTCTGGTTTATTGGTTCCATTGATAACCTTACAACAGGGATCTGGATAGGTTACGACGATAACAAGGAATCTGAATTATCTAGTGGGAATGCAGCTTATTTATGGAAGAAGTTCATATCTGAAATTTATAAAATTCCAATTAAAAAATAA
- the petP gene encoding cytochrome b6f subunit PetP: MAETKLLPKIGSKIKININKVKDRLPAKLIDQISSNPKAVITGYKMTDGRSIGITAKFQNGEQNWFFPEEIEKG; encoded by the coding sequence ATGGCTGAAACAAAATTATTACCCAAAATCGGTAGTAAAATCAAAATTAACATTAACAAAGTAAAAGATAGACTACCAGCAAAATTAATTGATCAAATATCCTCGAATCCTAAGGCCGTAATAACAGGCTATAAAATGACAGACGGCAGAAGTATTGGAATCACCGCAAAATTTCAGAATGGTGAGCAAAATTGGTTTTTCCCAGAAGAAATTGAGAAAGGTTAA